A genomic segment from Streptomyces antibioticus encodes:
- a CDS encoding WD40 repeat domain-containing protein, which translates to MNPPDRFVRILYVEGAGLLASDTYGRVHLLDEELRTVASSPFVRQGRPLYGLAAAEGWVIGKDRMGAVFRWSLDTLDLVDRLDPATACDRAGLLPREEPSPCSSRGIGVWDGRVFVTGGYHRQMLVLDLHTFEVLEIRPNITGDSPLEWACTEHPTRHAVSDKHGNLRFGSFTDGVFPELVKLDDGNIHRVRYDARHDRFWATQDFGEGDNADIANGVVVVGMSGEKEGELLFARDDVEFVAFSPDFGRAYAGGFDGELHLFDNTRRALRVERTVTGFPHQLSDLTVGPGGEVYVLCQDGTLLELDAAGAFVRERGHRRQAVWDVQPSREDPRTLYCATDSGVAVARVEDSATGPMLRVEAEHPTEWGFTRRVAPVASGWVGVTRDRTVFRADRDGTVRWHHRLPDLPHTVAVSPDGGRALVATNGGAVELDTADGRRLADLQVDGGLPVWATAYLPDGDRVLITRNGVIAVLDAGDGSPRWRFDQGEYPKRAWTQDDRLYVVGDGGLKEIEIGVGVAARWSRLLSNTVENAVVADGLVCASSYGMQLAAYEHGTAKFVGLLEDLADYPKALAVIRDADDAPHLLVGCRTGLLSLYRLGEGPGRRVFTKLRDHWLPRRPAHYTLRHHDHPDAPGAPRPASAGAVS; encoded by the coding sequence GTGAACCCGCCGGACCGTTTTGTCAGGATCCTGTACGTGGAAGGCGCGGGACTTCTCGCGTCGGACACCTACGGCCGCGTCCATCTGCTCGACGAGGAGCTGCGGACCGTGGCGTCGTCGCCCTTCGTCCGGCAGGGCCGGCCGCTGTACGGGCTGGCCGCCGCCGAGGGGTGGGTGATCGGCAAGGACCGTATGGGCGCGGTGTTCCGCTGGTCGCTCGACACCCTGGACCTGGTCGACCGGCTGGACCCGGCGACGGCCTGCGACCGGGCCGGGCTGCTGCCGCGCGAGGAGCCCTCACCGTGCAGTTCCCGCGGCATCGGCGTCTGGGACGGCAGGGTCTTCGTCACCGGCGGCTACCACCGCCAGATGCTGGTGCTGGACCTGCACACCTTCGAGGTGCTGGAGATCCGGCCGAACATCACCGGCGACAGCCCCCTCGAGTGGGCCTGCACCGAGCACCCCACCCGGCACGCCGTCTCGGACAAGCACGGCAACCTGCGGTTCGGCTCCTTCACGGACGGCGTCTTCCCCGAGCTGGTCAAGCTGGACGACGGCAACATCCACCGGGTGCGCTACGACGCTCGGCACGACCGGTTCTGGGCCACCCAGGACTTCGGCGAGGGCGACAACGCCGACATCGCCAACGGGGTCGTGGTGGTCGGCATGTCGGGGGAGAAGGAGGGCGAGCTGCTGTTCGCCCGTGACGACGTCGAGTTCGTCGCCTTCTCGCCCGACTTCGGCCGGGCCTACGCCGGCGGGTTCGACGGCGAACTGCACCTCTTCGACAACACCCGGCGCGCCCTGCGCGTCGAGCGCACCGTGACCGGCTTTCCGCACCAGCTCAGCGATCTGACCGTCGGCCCCGGCGGCGAGGTGTACGTCCTGTGCCAGGACGGCACGCTCCTCGAACTGGACGCCGCGGGCGCCTTCGTCCGTGAACGCGGGCACCGGCGGCAGGCGGTGTGGGACGTCCAGCCGTCCCGGGAGGACCCGCGCACGCTGTACTGCGCCACCGACTCCGGGGTCGCCGTCGCCCGGGTGGAGGACTCCGCGACCGGACCCATGCTCCGGGTGGAGGCCGAGCATCCGACCGAGTGGGGGTTCACCCGGCGGGTGGCGCCGGTCGCGTCGGGCTGGGTCGGCGTCACCCGCGACCGGACGGTGTTCCGCGCCGACCGCGACGGGACCGTGCGCTGGCACCACCGGCTGCCGGACCTGCCGCACACCGTCGCGGTCTCCCCGGACGGCGGCCGGGCCCTGGTGGCGACCAACGGCGGCGCCGTCGAACTCGACACCGCGGACGGCCGGCGGCTCGCCGACCTCCAGGTGGACGGCGGCCTGCCCGTCTGGGCGACCGCGTATCTGCCGGACGGCGACCGGGTCCTGATCACCAGGAACGGCGTCATCGCCGTCCTGGACGCCGGGGACGGAAGCCCGCGCTGGCGCTTCGACCAGGGCGAATACCCCAAGCGCGCCTGGACCCAGGACGACCGGCTCTACGTCGTCGGGGACGGCGGGCTCAAGGAGATCGAGATCGGCGTGGGCGTGGCGGCCCGCTGGTCGCGGCTGCTGTCCAACACCGTCGAGAACGCCGTCGTCGCCGACGGGCTGGTCTGCGCCTCCTCGTACGGCATGCAACTGGCCGCCTACGAGCACGGCACCGCGAAGTTCGTCGGCCTGCTGGAGGACCTGGCCGACTACCCCAAGGCGCTCGCCGTGATCCGGGACGCGGACGACGCCCCGCACCTGCTGGTCGGCTGCCGTACCGGCCTGCTGTCCCTGTACCGCCTGGGCGAGGGCCCCGGCCGCCGGGTCTTCACCAAGCTCCGCGACCACTGGCTGCCGCGCCGCCCCGCCCACTACACGCTGCGCCACCACGACCACCCCGACGCCCCCGGGGCACCCCGGCCCGCGTCGGCCGGCGCGGTGAGCTGA
- a CDS encoding WD40 repeat domain-containing protein, which produces MRTIDLRPGPTGHAAPVTDVAFRPDGTRLATCSYDGTVLLWDVTTPARPRQLTRLHHRRLVNAARWNPVHTDLLATASADKTVAVWRIPECPDTGRLAPLTVLARHTDDVNAVDWMPDGRRLICVSEDGRATLWDTRTGAFAGEVGSHAAHCMRVSVSRDGLVATVGEDGMIAVCDPDRPGSTVVRHRAASVEGCAWSHSGTTLAVTRDDGVVELLTPGLAVRRTVTVARTAARSVAWAEDDTSFVVGAYDGALHVFDAEGRRLHRVHDARMWPRSAAVARGLVAVGGFWNGPHLLDLATGTALAEPSAPNHGPNAMTVLDGELLVGCDSGTVVAFDPDLNDTDGPDGAVLGAPPPVRLLPVSDSPVLSLAADGQAFYAGTYAGQVHRCNADGELTAVTDRSDTPVTALCRTAGLLVAGAYDGALTGLDPASLAETGRGGPHDGAVKSLEPFGDGFASAATDRTTAVGGLRHRTTLWEHGNLVNAVATLGGRVVATASRDHTVKVGLLERSPEQDTWEPLHRRTLLGPDESVKCVTLLGDPDRPVVLAGSYDFGLYRWRIDWDDDTGLGSGRRVDEFRQGVSCMCRLDARRAAVAGWDGQILIVGLDAEDEVRVLRRFDLDTLALRARKSLWAGKSLWAVAG; this is translated from the coding sequence TTGCGCACCATCGATCTGCGGCCCGGACCGACCGGGCACGCCGCACCCGTCACCGACGTGGCCTTCCGGCCGGACGGCACACGGCTCGCGACCTGCTCGTACGACGGGACCGTGCTGCTGTGGGACGTGACCACGCCCGCGCGGCCGCGGCAGCTCACCCGGCTGCACCACCGCCGCCTGGTCAACGCCGCCCGCTGGAACCCCGTCCACACCGATCTGCTGGCCACCGCCTCGGCGGACAAGACGGTCGCCGTCTGGCGGATACCCGAGTGTCCGGACACCGGTCGGCTCGCCCCGCTCACCGTCCTGGCCCGGCACACCGACGACGTCAACGCGGTCGACTGGATGCCCGACGGCCGCCGCCTGATCTGTGTCTCCGAGGACGGCCGGGCCACCCTGTGGGACACCCGCACCGGCGCCTTCGCCGGCGAGGTGGGGTCCCACGCGGCGCACTGCATGCGGGTGTCGGTCAGCCGCGACGGCCTGGTCGCCACCGTCGGCGAGGACGGCATGATCGCCGTCTGCGACCCCGACCGCCCCGGCAGCACCGTCGTACGCCACCGCGCCGCCTCCGTCGAGGGCTGCGCGTGGTCGCACTCCGGCACGACACTGGCGGTCACCCGCGACGACGGTGTGGTCGAACTCCTCACCCCCGGACTCGCCGTGCGCCGGACGGTCACCGTCGCACGGACGGCCGCCCGCTCGGTCGCCTGGGCCGAGGACGACACCTCGTTCGTCGTCGGCGCCTACGACGGGGCCCTGCACGTGTTCGACGCCGAAGGACGACGGCTGCACCGGGTGCACGACGCCCGTATGTGGCCGCGGTCGGCCGCCGTCGCGCGGGGGCTGGTCGCGGTGGGCGGCTTCTGGAACGGCCCGCACCTGCTGGACCTCGCGACGGGGACGGCCCTGGCCGAGCCGTCGGCGCCGAACCACGGTCCGAACGCGATGACCGTGCTCGACGGCGAACTCCTCGTCGGCTGCGACTCGGGCACGGTCGTCGCCTTCGACCCGGACCTGAACGACACGGACGGCCCCGACGGCGCCGTCCTCGGCGCCCCGCCGCCGGTGCGGCTGCTGCCCGTCTCCGACAGCCCGGTGCTGTCGCTCGCCGCGGACGGGCAGGCGTTCTACGCGGGGACCTACGCCGGACAGGTGCACCGCTGCAACGCCGACGGCGAACTGACCGCCGTCACCGACCGGTCGGACACCCCCGTGACCGCCCTGTGCCGGACCGCGGGACTCCTGGTCGCCGGCGCCTACGACGGCGCGCTGACCGGCCTGGACCCGGCCTCGCTGGCCGAGACGGGCCGGGGCGGGCCCCACGACGGCGCGGTCAAGTCGCTGGAGCCGTTCGGCGACGGCTTCGCCTCCGCCGCCACCGACCGCACCACGGCGGTCGGGGGACTGCGCCACCGGACCACGCTGTGGGAACACGGCAACCTGGTCAACGCGGTCGCCACCCTGGGCGGCCGGGTCGTGGCGACCGCGTCCCGCGACCACACCGTCAAGGTCGGACTCCTGGAGCGCTCCCCCGAGCAGGACACCTGGGAACCGCTCCACCGCCGGACCCTGCTCGGCCCCGACGAGTCGGTCAAGTGCGTGACCCTGCTGGGCGATCCGGACCGTCCGGTGGTGCTCGCCGGGTCGTACGACTTCGGCCTGTACCGGTGGCGGATCGACTGGGACGACGACACCGGCCTCGGCTCGGGCCGCCGGGTCGACGAGTTCCGGCAGGGGGTGTCCTGCATGTGCCGCCTCGACGCACGACGGGCCGCGGTCGCCGGCTGGGACGGGCAGATCCTGATCGTGGGCCTGGACGCCGAGGACGAGGTGCGCGTCCTGCGCCGCTTCGACCTCGACACGCTCGCCCTCCGGGCCAGAAAGAGCCTCTGGGCGGGGAAAAGCCTCTGGGCGGTGGCCGGTTGA
- the ribA gene encoding GTP cyclohydrolase II RibA — MTARTAAGPATVRARVPVVLHRARGRTAELVTFRGLPDDGEHLACLVPARDPRRTPLARLHSECLTGDVLGSAHCDCGPQLDESLALLARHGGVLLYLRQEGRGIGLYNKLDAYLLQRRDPGTDTFEANRLLGRGADERDYLTAAVMLRTLGLHRVRLLTNNPDKVGQLRAHGIDVTETLPTGVHRTPENTAYLEAKARDGHHLPAHRPDTEVPA, encoded by the coding sequence TTGACCGCCCGGACGGCCGCAGGACCGGCGACGGTGCGGGCCCGCGTACCCGTCGTCCTGCACCGAGCCCGGGGGCGGACCGCCGAACTGGTCACCTTCCGCGGCCTGCCCGACGACGGCGAGCACCTCGCCTGCCTGGTGCCCGCGCGCGACCCGCGGCGGACACCCCTGGCACGTCTGCACAGCGAGTGTCTGACGGGCGACGTGCTCGGCTCCGCACACTGCGACTGCGGCCCTCAACTCGACGAGTCCCTCGCCCTGTTGGCCCGGCACGGCGGCGTCCTGCTCTATCTGCGCCAGGAGGGCCGGGGCATCGGCCTCTACAACAAACTCGACGCCTACCTCCTCCAGCGCCGCGACCCCGGCACCGACACCTTCGAGGCCAACCGGCTCCTCGGCCGCGGCGCCGACGAACGCGACTACCTGACCGCCGCCGTCATGCTGCGCACGCTCGGTCTGCACCGCGTCCGGCTGCTCACCAACAACCCCGACAAGGTAGGGCAGTTGCGCGCCCATGGCATCGACGTCACCGAGACCCTGCCCACCGGGGTGCACCGGACGCCCGAGAACACCGCCTACCTGGAGGCGAAGGCCCGTGACGGCCACCACCTCCCCGCCCACCGCCCTGACACGGAGGTACCCGCATGA
- the sucB gene encoding 2-oxoglutarate dehydrogenase, E2 component, dihydrolipoamide succinyltransferase: MAVSVTLPALGESVTEGTVTRWLKAEGERVEADEPLLEVSTDKVDTEIPSPAAGILASIKVAEDETVEVGAELAVIDDGTGAPAAAPAPAAEPAAAPAPEPAQAAPSTEQAAPAPAPTAEAATGGGSAEGTDVVLPALGESVTEGTVTRWLKSVGESVEADEPLLEVSTDKVDTEIPAPVSGVLLEIVVGEDETAEVGAKLAVIGTPGAAPAAAPAPAAPAPAPAAAAPAPAPAPAPAPAPAAPAPAPAPVAAPAPVAPAAPAPAPAPAPVAAAPAAPAPAAQDTDEGAYVTPLVRKLAAENGVDLASVKGTGVGGRIRKQDVIAAAEAAKAAAAPAPAAAAPAAAARKAPALEASPLRGQTVKMPRIRKVIGDNMVKALHEQAQLSSVVEVDVTRLMRLRAQAKDSFAAREGVKLSPMPFFVKAAAQALKAHPVINAKINEAEGTITYFDTENVGIAVDSEKGLMTPVIKGAGDLNIAGIAKATADLAGKVRGNKITPDELSGGTFTISNTGSRGALFDTIIVPPGQVAILGIGATVKRPAVIETEEGTVIGVRDMTYLTLSYDHRLVDGADAARYLTAVKAILEAGEFEVELGL; encoded by the coding sequence ATGGCGGTTTCCGTAACCCTTCCGGCGCTCGGCGAGAGCGTCACCGAGGGCACTGTCACCCGCTGGCTGAAGGCCGAGGGTGAACGCGTAGAGGCCGACGAGCCGCTGCTCGAGGTGTCGACCGACAAGGTCGACACCGAGATCCCCTCCCCCGCCGCGGGCATCCTGGCCTCCATCAAGGTCGCCGAGGACGAGACGGTCGAGGTCGGCGCCGAGCTGGCCGTCATCGACGACGGCACCGGCGCTCCCGCCGCCGCCCCGGCCCCGGCCGCCGAGCCGGCCGCCGCGCCCGCCCCCGAGCCGGCCCAGGCCGCGCCGTCCACCGAGCAGGCCGCCCCGGCGCCCGCTCCCACCGCCGAGGCCGCGACCGGCGGCGGTTCCGCCGAGGGCACGGACGTCGTCCTGCCCGCGCTCGGCGAGTCCGTCACCGAGGGCACCGTCACCCGCTGGCTGAAGTCGGTCGGCGAGAGCGTCGAGGCCGACGAGCCGCTGCTGGAGGTCTCGACCGACAAGGTCGACACCGAGATCCCGGCGCCCGTCTCCGGTGTGCTGCTGGAGATCGTCGTCGGCGAGGACGAGACCGCCGAGGTCGGCGCCAAGCTGGCCGTCATCGGCACCCCGGGCGCGGCTCCGGCCGCCGCCCCCGCCCCGGCCGCCCCGGCTCCGGCGCCCGCCGCCGCTGCCCCGGCGCCCGCTCCGGCTCCGGCCCCCGCGCCCGCCCCGGCCGCTCCGGCCCCGGCTCCCGCGCCGGTCGCCGCCCCGGCTCCGGTGGCTCCCGCCGCTCCGGCCCCCGCTCCGGCCCCCGCGCCGGTCGCCGCGGCCCCGGCCGCCCCTGCGCCCGCCGCGCAGGACACCGACGAGGGCGCCTACGTCACCCCGCTGGTGCGCAAGCTCGCCGCCGAGAACGGCGTCGACCTGGCCTCCGTCAAGGGCACCGGCGTCGGTGGCCGGATCCGCAAGCAGGACGTCATCGCCGCCGCCGAGGCCGCGAAGGCCGCGGCCGCCCCGGCGCCCGCCGCCGCTGCCCCGGCCGCCGCCGCCCGCAAGGCGCCGGCGCTCGAGGCGTCCCCGCTGCGCGGCCAGACCGTGAAGATGCCCCGCATCCGCAAGGTCATCGGCGACAACATGGTCAAGGCGCTGCACGAGCAGGCGCAGCTCTCGTCGGTCGTCGAGGTCGACGTCACGCGTCTGATGCGGCTGCGGGCCCAGGCGAAGGACTCCTTCGCGGCCCGTGAGGGCGTCAAGCTCTCCCCGATGCCGTTCTTCGTGAAGGCGGCGGCCCAGGCGCTGAAGGCCCACCCGGTCATCAACGCCAAGATCAACGAGGCCGAGGGCACGATCACCTACTTCGACACCGAGAACGTCGGTATCGCGGTGGACTCGGAGAAGGGCCTGATGACCCCGGTCATCAAGGGCGCCGGCGACCTCAACATCGCGGGTATCGCCAAGGCCACGGCCGACCTGGCCGGCAAGGTCCGCGGCAACAAGATCACTCCGGACGAGCTGTCCGGCGGGACCTTCACCATCTCCAACACCGGTTCGCGCGGTGCGCTCTTCGACACGATCATCGTGCCGCCGGGCCAGGTCGCGATCCTCGGCATCGGTGCCACGGTCAAGCGTCCGGCCGTCATCGAGACGGAGGAGGGCACGGTCATCGGCGTCCGCGACATGACGTACCTGACCCTGTCCTACGACCACCGCCTGGTCGACGGCGCCGACGCGGCCCGTTACCTGACCGCGGTGAAGGCGATCCTGGAGGCCGGCGAGTTCGAGGTCGAACTCGGCCTGTAA
- a CDS encoding GntR family transcriptional regulator: protein MTAPVVHSLREQIREHIVEGIVSGRWKPGERIVERRIATELEVSQTPVREALRELESLRLIESAPNKGVRVRNLTAADLEESYPVRAGLEAIAAELAAQRLAEDCSALEPHVAALYEADRHADGTAQVRHTVGFHRELVRAAGNSVLLHTWEGLGIEVFTALSIRWLGTVQQSYAEEHEELVQAFRRRDPRIAELVKAHVLGCAPRA from the coding sequence ATGACCGCGCCCGTCGTCCACTCGCTGCGCGAACAGATCCGCGAGCACATCGTGGAGGGGATCGTCAGCGGGCGCTGGAAGCCGGGCGAGCGGATCGTGGAGCGGCGGATCGCCACCGAGCTGGAGGTCAGCCAGACGCCGGTGCGGGAGGCGCTGCGCGAGCTGGAGTCGCTGCGGCTGATCGAGTCCGCGCCGAACAAGGGCGTCCGGGTGCGCAACCTCACCGCGGCCGACCTGGAGGAGAGCTACCCGGTGCGGGCCGGTCTGGAGGCGATCGCGGCGGAGCTGGCGGCGCAGCGGCTGGCGGAGGACTGCTCGGCGCTGGAGCCGCATGTCGCCGCGCTCTACGAGGCCGACCGGCACGCCGACGGCACCGCCCAGGTGCGGCACACGGTGGGCTTCCACCGGGAGCTGGTACGGGCGGCCGGGAACTCCGTGCTGCTGCACACCTGGGAGGGGCTCGGCATCGAGGTGTTCACGGCGCTGTCCATCCGCTGGCTGGGGACCGTCCAGCAGTCCTACGCGGAGGAGCACGAGGAGCTGGTCCAGGCGTTCCGGCGGCGCGACCCGAGGATCGCGGAACTGGTGAAGGCCCACGTCCTGGGGTGCGCGCCGCGCGCCTGA
- a CDS encoding PepSY domain-containing protein, translating to MRKRNALAAIVVSGIMVGGAGIAMGGEVAQDSASAPHPSVQVRTDRSAGIGTRAQTGAEGAGLAVGTVAEATDAIIRNLGDGRVTEVALAQENGRTVWRVTIDQGKGPVRVTLDATTGQILRSAAALSSESSDDCAGAPGSGTGAGGGGDIDDDDDDDSDDDSDDDDDDGDDDDGGPVREGVDPNK from the coding sequence ATGCGGAAGAGGAACGCACTCGCGGCCATCGTGGTGAGCGGCATCATGGTGGGCGGTGCCGGGATCGCCATGGGCGGTGAGGTGGCGCAGGACTCGGCGTCCGCGCCGCACCCGTCCGTACAGGTCCGCACCGACAGGTCGGCGGGGATCGGAACCCGGGCGCAGACAGGTGCCGAGGGCGCGGGGCTCGCGGTGGGCACCGTCGCCGAGGCCACGGACGCGATCATCCGCAACCTGGGCGACGGCCGGGTCACCGAGGTGGCGCTCGCCCAGGAGAACGGGCGCACCGTCTGGCGGGTGACCATCGACCAGGGCAAGGGCCCGGTCCGGGTCACGCTCGACGCCACCACCGGACAGATCCTCCGCAGCGCCGCCGCCCTGTCCTCCGAGTCCTCCGACGACTGCGCCGGAGCCCCGGGATCCGGCACGGGCGCGGGCGGAGGCGGCGACATCGACGACGACGATGACGACGACAGCGACGACGACAGCGATGACGACGATGACGACGGCGATGACGACGACGGCGGCCCGGTCCGCGAAGGCGTCGACCCGAACAAGTAG
- a CDS encoding flavin reductase family protein has product MTRDLPGDLWKKLTSTVGLVCVRHDGGTDVMAAEWSYFVNKRPLCAAVVLGPRAASRRFLESAGEFSVTLCAEEQAALADFAGSFSVTDVDKTGSDLVRLGAPEATATPWVTGGVLAVECRLRQAVPLPVHTLFIGEVVAAHLPERPPRPLVKHGAMHTLGEPVRRTEIVAAAELRHGDGDVLRVAATGPAADGPGEWRVTLLDTDGTPTPLGSHPSTRYDDLLVDIPLPAGIERHRLPGHRVLVERAGAQPGRTRISGTGR; this is encoded by the coding sequence ATGACCCGTGACCTGCCCGGCGACCTGTGGAAGAAGCTGACCAGCACCGTGGGCCTGGTCTGCGTCCGGCACGACGGCGGTACCGACGTCATGGCGGCCGAGTGGTCCTACTTCGTCAACAAGCGGCCCCTCTGCGCGGCCGTGGTCCTCGGCCCGCGCGCCGCCAGCCGCCGGTTCCTGGAGTCCGCGGGCGAGTTCTCGGTCACCCTGTGCGCCGAGGAGCAGGCCGCACTCGCCGACTTCGCCGGCAGCTTCTCCGTCACGGACGTCGACAAGACCGGCAGCGACCTCGTCCGCCTCGGCGCCCCGGAGGCGACCGCCACCCCCTGGGTCACCGGCGGAGTCCTGGCCGTCGAGTGCCGGCTGCGCCAGGCCGTCCCCCTGCCCGTCCACACCCTGTTCATCGGCGAGGTGGTCGCCGCGCACCTCCCGGAGCGTCCGCCCCGGCCCCTGGTCAAGCACGGGGCGATGCACACGCTGGGCGAACCCGTCCGGCGCACCGAGATCGTGGCGGCCGCCGAACTCCGCCACGGGGACGGTGACGTGCTGCGCGTGGCCGCCACCGGTCCGGCCGCAGACGGGCCGGGGGAGTGGCGGGTGACCCTGCTGGACACCGACGGCACCCCCACCCCGCTCGGCTCCCACCCCTCCACCCGGTACGACGACCTCCTGGTGGACATCCCCCTGCCCGCCGGCATCGAGCGACACCGGCTGCCCGGCCACCGGGTCCTCGTCGAGCGGGCGGGCGCGCAGCCCGGACGCACGCGCATCTCCGGAACCGGCCGATGA
- a CDS encoding formylglycine-generating enzyme family protein, with the protein MRLEDVAGSPHFQEHAEPADPRRFRPAPEAAARLAGAGPRELAALVEDGSAALPDRLAAGGVLALLGDPRITAVPAVCAVPGGTVEIGLPEEDVPSVVERWAHVGVEREWIEKETPVHRTELADYRITVHPVTNAEYQTFLHATGHPVRPTTWYLGAYPYDRANHPVAGVRAADADAYAAWLAVRTGLPWRLPTEAEWEYAAKGPDGLTHPWGDTFDPDAANTRETGLHTTTPVGAFPAGRSPFGALDMGGNVEEYVADSYRPYPGGPYVPDHLVQSMGEYRIARGGSFCRHGDLTRTRRRHGPFPGPLYPVGFRLALSTPPRPPSPTGADG; encoded by the coding sequence ATGAGGCTGGAGGACGTCGCAGGCTCCCCGCACTTCCAGGAGCACGCCGAGCCCGCCGACCCGCGGCGGTTCAGGCCCGCGCCCGAGGCCGCCGCCCGGCTCGCCGGGGCCGGCCCGCGGGAACTGGCGGCGCTGGTCGAGGACGGCTCGGCCGCCCTGCCCGACCGGCTCGCGGCGGGCGGCGTCCTGGCCCTGCTCGGGGACCCCCGCATCACGGCCGTCCCCGCCGTGTGCGCCGTACCGGGCGGCACCGTCGAGATCGGACTGCCCGAGGAGGACGTCCCCTCGGTCGTCGAGCGGTGGGCGCACGTGGGCGTGGAGCGCGAGTGGATCGAGAAGGAGACCCCCGTCCACCGCACGGAGCTGGCCGACTACCGGATCACCGTCCACCCGGTCACCAACGCCGAGTACCAGACCTTCCTCCACGCCACCGGGCACCCCGTCCGCCCCACCACCTGGTACCTGGGCGCCTACCCCTACGACCGCGCCAACCATCCCGTCGCCGGGGTCAGGGCCGCCGACGCCGACGCCTACGCCGCCTGGCTCGCCGTACGCACCGGGCTGCCCTGGCGGCTGCCGACCGAGGCCGAATGGGAGTACGCGGCCAAGGGCCCCGACGGGCTCACCCACCCCTGGGGCGACACCTTCGACCCGGACGCCGCCAACACCCGCGAGACCGGCCTCCACACCACCACCCCGGTGGGCGCCTTCCCCGCCGGCCGCTCCCCGTTCGGCGCCCTCGACATGGGCGGCAACGTGGAGGAGTACGTCGCCGACTCCTACCGCCCCTACCCCGGCGGACCGTACGTCCCCGACCACCTCGTGCAGAGCATGGGCGAGTACCGGATCGCCCGCGGCGGCAGCTTCTGCCGCCACGGCGACCTCACCCGCACCCGCCGCCGCCACGGCCCCTTCCCCGGCCCGCTCTACCCGGTCGGCTTCCGCCTGGCCCTGAGCACCCCGCCCCGGCCGCCCTCCCCGACAGGGGCAGACGGATGA
- a CDS encoding carbon-nitrogen hydrolase family protein, with the protein MSTPPADGPLPDTPLRVAAVQSAARPLRTADNARAAAAGAAEAAHRGARLVVLPELHLSAYDLPGLARHRGDADDAAVRADRARHVTDHRLTPLADIAVQHRITVVVGAAVRHPDGRLTNSLLAVHPGGTVTVPYDKQHLWHDEEAALFSPGTRDAALTVDGWRLGLGVCYDMSFPEHARAAALAGAHALLYPAAFATGTEHRAAVYLRARALENTVHTVFANPVGGPADRPCDGTSAVYGPDGGTLSRAPAGRDATILADLDPENLARVRGRLRMLAECRASG; encoded by the coding sequence ATGAGCACGCCCCCGGCGGACGGCCCCCTCCCGGACACCCCTCTGCGCGTCGCGGCCGTACAGAGCGCGGCCCGGCCGCTCAGGACCGCCGACAACGCGCGCGCCGCGGCCGCCGGAGCCGCCGAGGCCGCGCACCGGGGAGCCCGTCTGGTCGTCCTCCCCGAACTCCACCTGTCCGCCTACGACCTGCCCGGCCTCGCCCGGCACAGGGGTGACGCGGACGACGCGGCGGTGCGAGCCGACCGCGCACGGCACGTCACCGACCACCGGCTGACCCCGCTCGCCGACATCGCCGTACAGCACCGGATCACCGTGGTCGTCGGCGCCGCCGTACGCCATCCCGACGGCCGGCTCACCAACTCGCTGCTGGCGGTGCACCCCGGCGGCACCGTCACCGTCCCCTACGACAAACAGCACCTGTGGCACGACGAGGAGGCGGCCCTGTTCTCCCCCGGCACCCGGGACGCGGCCCTGACCGTCGACGGCTGGCGGCTCGGACTGGGCGTCTGCTACGACATGTCCTTCCCCGAACACGCCCGCGCCGCCGCCCTCGCGGGCGCCCACGCCCTGCTGTACCCGGCCGCGTTCGCCACCGGGACCGAGCACCGGGCCGCCGTCTACCTCAGGGCCCGCGCTCTGGAGAACACCGTCCACACCGTGTTCGCCAACCCGGTCGGAGGCCCCGCGGACCGCCCCTGCGACGGCACGAGCGCGGTGTACGGCCCCGACGGCGGCACCCTGTCCCGGGCCCCGGCGGGCCGGGACGCCACGATCCTCGCCGACCTCGACCCGGAGAACCTCGCCCGGGTGCGCGGCCGGCTGCGCATGCTGGCGGAGTGCAGGGCATCGGGGTGA